The following coding sequences lie in one Alosa alosa isolate M-15738 ecotype Scorff River chromosome 21, AALO_Geno_1.1, whole genome shotgun sequence genomic window:
- the acsl4a gene encoding long-chain-fatty-acid--CoA ligase 4 isoform X4 has protein sequence MDTLASTSTCCRSCPSQERAQALLGTLVATLLFVLVSLHNTAHQTHSRMGMKMDLQTVLLLPVHLLVGLYSLLTFLPWYFMTGAKERQALAMRNKAKSTSGQPEGPYRSIDRFNGLAQMDFPGKDTLDKLFNYAVERFGPNHCLGTREVLSEENETQPNGKVFKKLILGNYKWITYQEMDDIVSHFGSGLAALGQQPKSTIAIFCETRAEWMITAQSCFRRNFPLVTFYATLGEEAVAFGLNECGVTHLVTSVDLLETKLKNVLPQIHNLEHVIYVDNKKINTTGYPEGLQLHSMEAVQKLGAKPENLSQEIVKPTPSDLAVIMYTSGSTGRPKGVMIVHSNLIAGMTGQCERIPGLGPKDTYIAYLPLAHVLEMTAEISCVTYGCRIGYSSPQTLSDQSSKIKRGSKGDCSVLKPSLMASVPEIMDRINKNVMSKVQEMNCVQRTLFKLAYNYKLDQIKKGYDAPLCNVLFKKVRSLLGGNVRMMLSGGAPLSSATQRFMNICFCCPVGQGYGLTETCGAGTITEVADYSTGRVGAPLICCEIQLRDWVEGGYTRKDKPHPRGEILIGGPNVTLGYYRKDGSINDDFFVDENGQRWFCTGDVGEIHSDGCLQIVDRKKDLVKLQAGEYVSLGKVESSLKNCSLIDNICAYANSDQNFVISFVVPNQKKLTTLADQKGIKGTWEDICRHPLMEMEVLREIKEVATSSKLQRFEIPMKVRLSPEPWTPETGLVTDAFKLKRKELKNHYLIDIERMYGRK, from the exons atggacacact GGCATCCACGTCCACTTGCTGTCGTTCCTGTCCCTCCCAGGAGAGAGCCCAAGCTCTCCTTGGCACCTTGGTGGCCACACTCCTCTTCGTCCTCGTCTCTCTCCACAACACTGCCCACCAGACGCACTCCAGGATGGGCATGAAGATGGACCTCCAGACAGTGCTGCTCCTGCCCGTGCACTTGCTGGTGGGGCTCTACTCCCTGCTCACCTTCCTGCCCTGGTACTTTATGACCGGGGCCAAGGAGCGGCAGGCTCTGGCTATGCGCAACAAGGCCAAGTCCACCTCGGGACAGCCGGAGGGGCCTTACCGCTCAATTGACCGCTTCAACGGCCTCGCCCAGATGGACTTTCCCGGGAAAGACACGCTGGACAAGCTGTTCAACTATGCAGTGGAGCGCTTTGGCCCAAATCATTGCCTGGGCACTCGGGAAGTGCTCAGTGAGGAGAATGAGACCCAGCCGAATGGCAAGGTTTTTAAAAAG CTCATTCTGGGAAATTACAAATGGATCACCTACCAGGAAATGGACGACATCGTGAGTCACTTTGGCAGTGGCCTGGCAGCCCTGGGCCAGCAGCCCAAGAGCACCATCGCCATCTTCTGTGAGACTCGGGCGGAATGGATGATCACGGCCCAGTCATGCTTCAGGCGCAATTTCCCCC TGGTGACGTTCTATGCCACGCTGGGAGAGGAAGCGGTGGCCTTTGGCCTGAATGAGTGTGGGGTGACTCACCTGGTGACTAGCGTAGACCTGTTGGAGACTAAACTAAAG AACGTGCTTCCTCAGATCCATAACCTCGAGCACGTCATCTATGTGGATAACAAGAAGATCAATACCACAGGCTATCCTGAGGGCCTGCAGTTGCACAGCATGGAGGCTGTGCAAAAGCTGGGAGCCAAGCCTGAAAACT TGAGCCAGGAGATCGTAAAACCCACCCCCTCGGACCTGGCTGTCATTATGTACACCAGCGGCTCCACGGGCCGACCCAAGGGAGTCATGATCGTCCACAGCAACCTCATCGCAGGCATGACTGGGCAGTGTGAGAGGATCCCCGGCCTAGG CCCCAAGGACACGTACATTGCCTACCTCCCCCTGGCTCACGTGCTGGAGATGACCGCAGAGATTTCGTGTGTGACTTACGGATGCAGGATTGGCTACTCCTCCCCCCAGACCCTGTCGGACCAG TCATCAAAGATCAAGAGAGGTAGTAAAGGAGACTGCTCAGTGCTAAAGCCCTCCCTCATGGCGTCTGTTCCG GAAATCATGGACCGCATCAATAAAAATGTGATGAGCAAAGTCCAAGAGATGAACTGCGTGCAGAGAACTCTCTTCAAGCTGGCCTACAACTACAAACTGGATCAAATCAAGAAGGGATACGATGCTCCTCTATGTAACGT GCTGTTCAAGAAAGTGCGGTCCCTGCTGGGAGGGAACGTGCGTATGATGCTGTCAGGGGGCGCACCTCTGTCCTCGGCCACCCAACGCTTCATGAACATCTGCTTCTGCTGTCCCGTGGGTCAGGGCTACGGCCTCACAGAAACCTGCGGAGCCGGAACCATCACAGAGG TGGCGGACTACAGCACAGGCCGCGTGGGAGCTCCTCTAATCTGCTGTGAGATCCAGTTGAGGGACTGGGTAGAAG GTGGTTACACAAGGAAAGACAAACCCCACCCACGCGGAGAGATCCTGATTGGGGGTCCAAACGTCACCTTGGGCTACTACAGGAAAGATGGCAGCATCAACGACGACTTCTTTGTGGATGAAAATGGCCAGCGGTGGTTTTGCACTGGAGATGTTGGAGAGATTCACTCTGATGGCTGCTTACAGATTGTGG ACCGAAAGAAGGACCTTGTCAAACTGCAAGCTGGAGAGTATGTCTCACTGGGCAAAGTGGAGTCTTCCCTGAAGAACTGTTCTCTCATTGACAACATCTGTGCATATGCCAACAG TGATCAGAACTTCGTGATCAGCTTTGTGGTGCCCAACCAGAAGAAACTGACCACCTTGGCCGATCAAAAGGGCATTAAAGGGACATGGGAGGACATCTGCCGTCACCCTTTGATGGAGATGGAAGTTTTAAGAGAAATTAAAGAAGTCGCCACCTCAT CGAAACTCCAGCGCTTTGAAATCCCGATGAAGGTCCGGTTAAGTCCAGAGCCCTGGACGCCTGAGACGGGCCTGGTCACCGACGCCTTCAAGCTAAAGAGGAAGGAGCTGAAGAACCACTATCTTATCGACATCGAGAGAATGTATGGGCGGAAATAA
- the acsl4a gene encoding long-chain-fatty-acid--CoA ligase 4 isoform X1: MTQFFVFPLSGESREVIVGQFCWLRHNIDLSVAGLKYHLSVFKLARLGVIRQQIQQNCLFRASTSTCCRSCPSQERAQALLGTLVATLLFVLVSLHNTAHQTHSRMGMKMDLQTVLLLPVHLLVGLYSLLTFLPWYFMTGAKERQALAMRNKAKSTSGQPEGPYRSIDRFNGLAQMDFPGKDTLDKLFNYAVERFGPNHCLGTREVLSEENETQPNGKVFKKLILGNYKWITYQEMDDIVSHFGSGLAALGQQPKSTIAIFCETRAEWMITAQSCFRRNFPLVTFYATLGEEAVAFGLNECGVTHLVTSVDLLETKLKNVLPQIHNLEHVIYVDNKKINTTGYPEGLQLHSMEAVQKLGAKPENLSQEIVKPTPSDLAVIMYTSGSTGRPKGVMIVHSNLIAGMTGQCERIPGLGPKDTYIAYLPLAHVLEMTAEISCVTYGCRIGYSSPQTLSDQSSKIKRGSKGDCSVLKPSLMASVPEIMDRINKNVMSKVQEMNCVQRTLFKLAYNYKLDQIKKGYDAPLCNVLFKKVRSLLGGNVRMMLSGGAPLSSATQRFMNICFCCPVGQGYGLTETCGAGTITEVADYSTGRVGAPLICCEIQLRDWVEGGYTRKDKPHPRGEILIGGPNVTLGYYRKDGSINDDFFVDENGQRWFCTGDVGEIHSDGCLQIVDRKKDLVKLQAGEYVSLGKVESSLKNCSLIDNICAYANSDQNFVISFVVPNQKKLTTLADQKGIKGTWEDICRHPLMEMEVLREIKEVATSSKLQRFEIPMKVRLSPEPWTPETGLVTDAFKLKRKELKNHYLIDIERMYGRK, from the exons ATGACGCAATTTTTCGTGTTTCCTCTGAGTGGCGAGAGTCGGGAGGTTATTGTCGGTCAGTTTTGTTGGCTGAGACACAACATCGACTTGAGTGTGGCGGGGCTGAAG TATCACCTATCTGTCTTCAAACTGGCAAGACTTGGCGTAATCAGACAGCAGATTCAACAGAACTGTTTG ttCAGGGCATCCACGTCCACTTGCTGTCGTTCCTGTCCCTCCCAGGAGAGAGCCCAAGCTCTCCTTGGCACCTTGGTGGCCACACTCCTCTTCGTCCTCGTCTCTCTCCACAACACTGCCCACCAGACGCACTCCAGGATGGGCATGAAGATGGACCTCCAGACAGTGCTGCTCCTGCCCGTGCACTTGCTGGTGGGGCTCTACTCCCTGCTCACCTTCCTGCCCTGGTACTTTATGACCGGGGCCAAGGAGCGGCAGGCTCTGGCTATGCGCAACAAGGCCAAGTCCACCTCGGGACAGCCGGAGGGGCCTTACCGCTCAATTGACCGCTTCAACGGCCTCGCCCAGATGGACTTTCCCGGGAAAGACACGCTGGACAAGCTGTTCAACTATGCAGTGGAGCGCTTTGGCCCAAATCATTGCCTGGGCACTCGGGAAGTGCTCAGTGAGGAGAATGAGACCCAGCCGAATGGCAAGGTTTTTAAAAAG CTCATTCTGGGAAATTACAAATGGATCACCTACCAGGAAATGGACGACATCGTGAGTCACTTTGGCAGTGGCCTGGCAGCCCTGGGCCAGCAGCCCAAGAGCACCATCGCCATCTTCTGTGAGACTCGGGCGGAATGGATGATCACGGCCCAGTCATGCTTCAGGCGCAATTTCCCCC TGGTGACGTTCTATGCCACGCTGGGAGAGGAAGCGGTGGCCTTTGGCCTGAATGAGTGTGGGGTGACTCACCTGGTGACTAGCGTAGACCTGTTGGAGACTAAACTAAAG AACGTGCTTCCTCAGATCCATAACCTCGAGCACGTCATCTATGTGGATAACAAGAAGATCAATACCACAGGCTATCCTGAGGGCCTGCAGTTGCACAGCATGGAGGCTGTGCAAAAGCTGGGAGCCAAGCCTGAAAACT TGAGCCAGGAGATCGTAAAACCCACCCCCTCGGACCTGGCTGTCATTATGTACACCAGCGGCTCCACGGGCCGACCCAAGGGAGTCATGATCGTCCACAGCAACCTCATCGCAGGCATGACTGGGCAGTGTGAGAGGATCCCCGGCCTAGG CCCCAAGGACACGTACATTGCCTACCTCCCCCTGGCTCACGTGCTGGAGATGACCGCAGAGATTTCGTGTGTGACTTACGGATGCAGGATTGGCTACTCCTCCCCCCAGACCCTGTCGGACCAG TCATCAAAGATCAAGAGAGGTAGTAAAGGAGACTGCTCAGTGCTAAAGCCCTCCCTCATGGCGTCTGTTCCG GAAATCATGGACCGCATCAATAAAAATGTGATGAGCAAAGTCCAAGAGATGAACTGCGTGCAGAGAACTCTCTTCAAGCTGGCCTACAACTACAAACTGGATCAAATCAAGAAGGGATACGATGCTCCTCTATGTAACGT GCTGTTCAAGAAAGTGCGGTCCCTGCTGGGAGGGAACGTGCGTATGATGCTGTCAGGGGGCGCACCTCTGTCCTCGGCCACCCAACGCTTCATGAACATCTGCTTCTGCTGTCCCGTGGGTCAGGGCTACGGCCTCACAGAAACCTGCGGAGCCGGAACCATCACAGAGG TGGCGGACTACAGCACAGGCCGCGTGGGAGCTCCTCTAATCTGCTGTGAGATCCAGTTGAGGGACTGGGTAGAAG GTGGTTACACAAGGAAAGACAAACCCCACCCACGCGGAGAGATCCTGATTGGGGGTCCAAACGTCACCTTGGGCTACTACAGGAAAGATGGCAGCATCAACGACGACTTCTTTGTGGATGAAAATGGCCAGCGGTGGTTTTGCACTGGAGATGTTGGAGAGATTCACTCTGATGGCTGCTTACAGATTGTGG ACCGAAAGAAGGACCTTGTCAAACTGCAAGCTGGAGAGTATGTCTCACTGGGCAAAGTGGAGTCTTCCCTGAAGAACTGTTCTCTCATTGACAACATCTGTGCATATGCCAACAG TGATCAGAACTTCGTGATCAGCTTTGTGGTGCCCAACCAGAAGAAACTGACCACCTTGGCCGATCAAAAGGGCATTAAAGGGACATGGGAGGACATCTGCCGTCACCCTTTGATGGAGATGGAAGTTTTAAGAGAAATTAAAGAAGTCGCCACCTCAT CGAAACTCCAGCGCTTTGAAATCCCGATGAAGGTCCGGTTAAGTCCAGAGCCCTGGACGCCTGAGACGGGCCTGGTCACCGACGCCTTCAAGCTAAAGAGGAAGGAGCTGAAGAACCACTATCTTATCGACATCGAGAGAATGTATGGGCGGAAATAA
- the acsl4a gene encoding long-chain-fatty-acid--CoA ligase 4 isoform X2, with protein sequence MTQFFVFPLSGESREVIVGQFCWLRHNIDLSVAGLKFRASTSTCCRSCPSQERAQALLGTLVATLLFVLVSLHNTAHQTHSRMGMKMDLQTVLLLPVHLLVGLYSLLTFLPWYFMTGAKERQALAMRNKAKSTSGQPEGPYRSIDRFNGLAQMDFPGKDTLDKLFNYAVERFGPNHCLGTREVLSEENETQPNGKVFKKLILGNYKWITYQEMDDIVSHFGSGLAALGQQPKSTIAIFCETRAEWMITAQSCFRRNFPLVTFYATLGEEAVAFGLNECGVTHLVTSVDLLETKLKNVLPQIHNLEHVIYVDNKKINTTGYPEGLQLHSMEAVQKLGAKPENLSQEIVKPTPSDLAVIMYTSGSTGRPKGVMIVHSNLIAGMTGQCERIPGLGPKDTYIAYLPLAHVLEMTAEISCVTYGCRIGYSSPQTLSDQSSKIKRGSKGDCSVLKPSLMASVPEIMDRINKNVMSKVQEMNCVQRTLFKLAYNYKLDQIKKGYDAPLCNVLFKKVRSLLGGNVRMMLSGGAPLSSATQRFMNICFCCPVGQGYGLTETCGAGTITEVADYSTGRVGAPLICCEIQLRDWVEGGYTRKDKPHPRGEILIGGPNVTLGYYRKDGSINDDFFVDENGQRWFCTGDVGEIHSDGCLQIVDRKKDLVKLQAGEYVSLGKVESSLKNCSLIDNICAYANSDQNFVISFVVPNQKKLTTLADQKGIKGTWEDICRHPLMEMEVLREIKEVATSSKLQRFEIPMKVRLSPEPWTPETGLVTDAFKLKRKELKNHYLIDIERMYGRK encoded by the exons ATGACGCAATTTTTCGTGTTTCCTCTGAGTGGCGAGAGTCGGGAGGTTATTGTCGGTCAGTTTTGTTGGCTGAGACACAACATCGACTTGAGTGTGGCGGGGCTGAAG ttCAGGGCATCCACGTCCACTTGCTGTCGTTCCTGTCCCTCCCAGGAGAGAGCCCAAGCTCTCCTTGGCACCTTGGTGGCCACACTCCTCTTCGTCCTCGTCTCTCTCCACAACACTGCCCACCAGACGCACTCCAGGATGGGCATGAAGATGGACCTCCAGACAGTGCTGCTCCTGCCCGTGCACTTGCTGGTGGGGCTCTACTCCCTGCTCACCTTCCTGCCCTGGTACTTTATGACCGGGGCCAAGGAGCGGCAGGCTCTGGCTATGCGCAACAAGGCCAAGTCCACCTCGGGACAGCCGGAGGGGCCTTACCGCTCAATTGACCGCTTCAACGGCCTCGCCCAGATGGACTTTCCCGGGAAAGACACGCTGGACAAGCTGTTCAACTATGCAGTGGAGCGCTTTGGCCCAAATCATTGCCTGGGCACTCGGGAAGTGCTCAGTGAGGAGAATGAGACCCAGCCGAATGGCAAGGTTTTTAAAAAG CTCATTCTGGGAAATTACAAATGGATCACCTACCAGGAAATGGACGACATCGTGAGTCACTTTGGCAGTGGCCTGGCAGCCCTGGGCCAGCAGCCCAAGAGCACCATCGCCATCTTCTGTGAGACTCGGGCGGAATGGATGATCACGGCCCAGTCATGCTTCAGGCGCAATTTCCCCC TGGTGACGTTCTATGCCACGCTGGGAGAGGAAGCGGTGGCCTTTGGCCTGAATGAGTGTGGGGTGACTCACCTGGTGACTAGCGTAGACCTGTTGGAGACTAAACTAAAG AACGTGCTTCCTCAGATCCATAACCTCGAGCACGTCATCTATGTGGATAACAAGAAGATCAATACCACAGGCTATCCTGAGGGCCTGCAGTTGCACAGCATGGAGGCTGTGCAAAAGCTGGGAGCCAAGCCTGAAAACT TGAGCCAGGAGATCGTAAAACCCACCCCCTCGGACCTGGCTGTCATTATGTACACCAGCGGCTCCACGGGCCGACCCAAGGGAGTCATGATCGTCCACAGCAACCTCATCGCAGGCATGACTGGGCAGTGTGAGAGGATCCCCGGCCTAGG CCCCAAGGACACGTACATTGCCTACCTCCCCCTGGCTCACGTGCTGGAGATGACCGCAGAGATTTCGTGTGTGACTTACGGATGCAGGATTGGCTACTCCTCCCCCCAGACCCTGTCGGACCAG TCATCAAAGATCAAGAGAGGTAGTAAAGGAGACTGCTCAGTGCTAAAGCCCTCCCTCATGGCGTCTGTTCCG GAAATCATGGACCGCATCAATAAAAATGTGATGAGCAAAGTCCAAGAGATGAACTGCGTGCAGAGAACTCTCTTCAAGCTGGCCTACAACTACAAACTGGATCAAATCAAGAAGGGATACGATGCTCCTCTATGTAACGT GCTGTTCAAGAAAGTGCGGTCCCTGCTGGGAGGGAACGTGCGTATGATGCTGTCAGGGGGCGCACCTCTGTCCTCGGCCACCCAACGCTTCATGAACATCTGCTTCTGCTGTCCCGTGGGTCAGGGCTACGGCCTCACAGAAACCTGCGGAGCCGGAACCATCACAGAGG TGGCGGACTACAGCACAGGCCGCGTGGGAGCTCCTCTAATCTGCTGTGAGATCCAGTTGAGGGACTGGGTAGAAG GTGGTTACACAAGGAAAGACAAACCCCACCCACGCGGAGAGATCCTGATTGGGGGTCCAAACGTCACCTTGGGCTACTACAGGAAAGATGGCAGCATCAACGACGACTTCTTTGTGGATGAAAATGGCCAGCGGTGGTTTTGCACTGGAGATGTTGGAGAGATTCACTCTGATGGCTGCTTACAGATTGTGG ACCGAAAGAAGGACCTTGTCAAACTGCAAGCTGGAGAGTATGTCTCACTGGGCAAAGTGGAGTCTTCCCTGAAGAACTGTTCTCTCATTGACAACATCTGTGCATATGCCAACAG TGATCAGAACTTCGTGATCAGCTTTGTGGTGCCCAACCAGAAGAAACTGACCACCTTGGCCGATCAAAAGGGCATTAAAGGGACATGGGAGGACATCTGCCGTCACCCTTTGATGGAGATGGAAGTTTTAAGAGAAATTAAAGAAGTCGCCACCTCAT CGAAACTCCAGCGCTTTGAAATCCCGATGAAGGTCCGGTTAAGTCCAGAGCCCTGGACGCCTGAGACGGGCCTGGTCACCGACGCCTTCAAGCTAAAGAGGAAGGAGCTGAAGAACCACTATCTTATCGACATCGAGAGAATGTATGGGCGGAAATAA
- the acsl4a gene encoding long-chain-fatty-acid--CoA ligase 4 isoform X5: protein MMFRASTSTCCRSCPSQERAQALLGTLVATLLFVLVSLHNTAHQTHSRMGMKMDLQTVLLLPVHLLVGLYSLLTFLPWYFMTGAKERQALAMRNKAKSTSGQPEGPYRSIDRFNGLAQMDFPGKDTLDKLFNYAVERFGPNHCLGTREVLSEENETQPNGKVFKKLILGNYKWITYQEMDDIVSHFGSGLAALGQQPKSTIAIFCETRAEWMITAQSCFRRNFPLVTFYATLGEEAVAFGLNECGVTHLVTSVDLLETKLKNVLPQIHNLEHVIYVDNKKINTTGYPEGLQLHSMEAVQKLGAKPENLSQEIVKPTPSDLAVIMYTSGSTGRPKGVMIVHSNLIAGMTGQCERIPGLGPKDTYIAYLPLAHVLEMTAEISCVTYGCRIGYSSPQTLSDQSSKIKRGSKGDCSVLKPSLMASVPEIMDRINKNVMSKVQEMNCVQRTLFKLAYNYKLDQIKKGYDAPLCNVLFKKVRSLLGGNVRMMLSGGAPLSSATQRFMNICFCCPVGQGYGLTETCGAGTITEVADYSTGRVGAPLICCEIQLRDWVEGGYTRKDKPHPRGEILIGGPNVTLGYYRKDGSINDDFFVDENGQRWFCTGDVGEIHSDGCLQIVDRKKDLVKLQAGEYVSLGKVESSLKNCSLIDNICAYANSDQNFVISFVVPNQKKLTTLADQKGIKGTWEDICRHPLMEMEVLREIKEVATSSKLQRFEIPMKVRLSPEPWTPETGLVTDAFKLKRKELKNHYLIDIERMYGRK from the exons ATGATG ttCAGGGCATCCACGTCCACTTGCTGTCGTTCCTGTCCCTCCCAGGAGAGAGCCCAAGCTCTCCTTGGCACCTTGGTGGCCACACTCCTCTTCGTCCTCGTCTCTCTCCACAACACTGCCCACCAGACGCACTCCAGGATGGGCATGAAGATGGACCTCCAGACAGTGCTGCTCCTGCCCGTGCACTTGCTGGTGGGGCTCTACTCCCTGCTCACCTTCCTGCCCTGGTACTTTATGACCGGGGCCAAGGAGCGGCAGGCTCTGGCTATGCGCAACAAGGCCAAGTCCACCTCGGGACAGCCGGAGGGGCCTTACCGCTCAATTGACCGCTTCAACGGCCTCGCCCAGATGGACTTTCCCGGGAAAGACACGCTGGACAAGCTGTTCAACTATGCAGTGGAGCGCTTTGGCCCAAATCATTGCCTGGGCACTCGGGAAGTGCTCAGTGAGGAGAATGAGACCCAGCCGAATGGCAAGGTTTTTAAAAAG CTCATTCTGGGAAATTACAAATGGATCACCTACCAGGAAATGGACGACATCGTGAGTCACTTTGGCAGTGGCCTGGCAGCCCTGGGCCAGCAGCCCAAGAGCACCATCGCCATCTTCTGTGAGACTCGGGCGGAATGGATGATCACGGCCCAGTCATGCTTCAGGCGCAATTTCCCCC TGGTGACGTTCTATGCCACGCTGGGAGAGGAAGCGGTGGCCTTTGGCCTGAATGAGTGTGGGGTGACTCACCTGGTGACTAGCGTAGACCTGTTGGAGACTAAACTAAAG AACGTGCTTCCTCAGATCCATAACCTCGAGCACGTCATCTATGTGGATAACAAGAAGATCAATACCACAGGCTATCCTGAGGGCCTGCAGTTGCACAGCATGGAGGCTGTGCAAAAGCTGGGAGCCAAGCCTGAAAACT TGAGCCAGGAGATCGTAAAACCCACCCCCTCGGACCTGGCTGTCATTATGTACACCAGCGGCTCCACGGGCCGACCCAAGGGAGTCATGATCGTCCACAGCAACCTCATCGCAGGCATGACTGGGCAGTGTGAGAGGATCCCCGGCCTAGG CCCCAAGGACACGTACATTGCCTACCTCCCCCTGGCTCACGTGCTGGAGATGACCGCAGAGATTTCGTGTGTGACTTACGGATGCAGGATTGGCTACTCCTCCCCCCAGACCCTGTCGGACCAG TCATCAAAGATCAAGAGAGGTAGTAAAGGAGACTGCTCAGTGCTAAAGCCCTCCCTCATGGCGTCTGTTCCG GAAATCATGGACCGCATCAATAAAAATGTGATGAGCAAAGTCCAAGAGATGAACTGCGTGCAGAGAACTCTCTTCAAGCTGGCCTACAACTACAAACTGGATCAAATCAAGAAGGGATACGATGCTCCTCTATGTAACGT GCTGTTCAAGAAAGTGCGGTCCCTGCTGGGAGGGAACGTGCGTATGATGCTGTCAGGGGGCGCACCTCTGTCCTCGGCCACCCAACGCTTCATGAACATCTGCTTCTGCTGTCCCGTGGGTCAGGGCTACGGCCTCACAGAAACCTGCGGAGCCGGAACCATCACAGAGG TGGCGGACTACAGCACAGGCCGCGTGGGAGCTCCTCTAATCTGCTGTGAGATCCAGTTGAGGGACTGGGTAGAAG GTGGTTACACAAGGAAAGACAAACCCCACCCACGCGGAGAGATCCTGATTGGGGGTCCAAACGTCACCTTGGGCTACTACAGGAAAGATGGCAGCATCAACGACGACTTCTTTGTGGATGAAAATGGCCAGCGGTGGTTTTGCACTGGAGATGTTGGAGAGATTCACTCTGATGGCTGCTTACAGATTGTGG ACCGAAAGAAGGACCTTGTCAAACTGCAAGCTGGAGAGTATGTCTCACTGGGCAAAGTGGAGTCTTCCCTGAAGAACTGTTCTCTCATTGACAACATCTGTGCATATGCCAACAG TGATCAGAACTTCGTGATCAGCTTTGTGGTGCCCAACCAGAAGAAACTGACCACCTTGGCCGATCAAAAGGGCATTAAAGGGACATGGGAGGACATCTGCCGTCACCCTTTGATGGAGATGGAAGTTTTAAGAGAAATTAAAGAAGTCGCCACCTCAT CGAAACTCCAGCGCTTTGAAATCCCGATGAAGGTCCGGTTAAGTCCAGAGCCCTGGACGCCTGAGACGGGCCTGGTCACCGACGCCTTCAAGCTAAAGAGGAAGGAGCTGAAGAACCACTATCTTATCGACATCGAGAGAATGTATGGGCGGAAATAA